The Jatrophihabitans sp. genome includes a window with the following:
- the rplU gene encoding 50S ribosomal protein L21 — protein MYAIVKTGGKQYRVAVGDVVTVEKLDLAPGASVALPAILLVDGEDVTTDATELAAVSVTGEILGQVKGPKIKIHKFKNKTGYHKRIGHRQKLSQVKVTGIESGKK, from the coding sequence ATGTACGCCATCGTCAAGACCGGCGGCAAGCAGTACCGGGTCGCCGTAGGTGACGTCGTGACGGTCGAGAAGCTGGACCTGGCCCCTGGGGCCAGCGTCGCGCTTCCCGCGATCCTGCTGGTCGACGGCGAGGACGTGACCACCGACGCGACCGAGCTGGCCGCCGTCTCGGTCACCGGAGAGATCCTCGGCCAGGTCAAGGGCCCGAAGATCAAGATCCACAAGTTCAAGAACAAGACCGGCTACCACAAGCGCATCGGCCACCGCCAGAAGCTGTCGCAGGTCAAGGTCACCGGTATCGAGAGCGGAAAGAAGTAG
- the rpmA gene encoding 50S ribosomal protein L27 — MAHKKGASSSRNGRDSHAQRLGVKRFGGQLVSAGEILVRQRGTKFHPGDLVGRGGDDTLFALAAGNVLFGSRRGRKTVNIVPVEM, encoded by the coding sequence ATGGCACACAAGAAGGGCGCATCCAGCTCCCGCAACGGCCGCGATTCCCACGCCCAGCGACTGGGGGTCAAGCGCTTCGGCGGCCAGCTCGTCAGCGCCGGTGAGATCCTCGTCCGCCAGCGCGGCACCAAGTTCCACCCCGGCGACCTCGTCGGACGCGGTGGTGACGACACCCTGTTCGCCCTCGCCGCGGGCAACGTGCTCTTCGGCAGCCGTCGCGGCCGCAAGACCGTCAACATCGTGCCGGTCGAGATGTAG
- the obgE gene encoding GTPase ObgE gives MVNFVDRVVLHVTAGNGGHGCASVHREKFKPLGGPDGGNGGRGGDVVLVVDPQAHTLLDFHHHPHQKAGNGRPGAGKHRSGADGEDLVLAVPNGTVVHAADGSVLADLTGAGNRYVVARGGRAGLGNAALASTRRKAPGFALLGEPGEAFDVVLELKSMAEVGLVGFPSAGKSSLIAAVSAARPKIADYPFTTLVPNLGVVSAGDTTFTIADVPGLIPGAAQGKGLGLDFLRHVERCAVLLHVLDCATLDPGRDPISDLEAIEEELAQYESSLGDLLDRPRLVALNKVDVPEARELAEFVTEELTGRGYRVFPISAVSHAGLRELTFALAGLVEQFRADQDAIAPARIVLSPKAVDDSGFTVEPDPDEAGAFIVRGSKPERWVRQTQFDNDEAVGYLADRLARLGVEDQLAKLGAMPGASVTILDYVFDFQPTAGMADEDYSPTRRGTDDRLDNDARPNADDRLAAKKSRRQHLSDEDLLLERAVSE, from the coding sequence GTGGTTAATTTCGTAGACCGGGTGGTGCTGCACGTCACCGCGGGAAACGGCGGGCATGGCTGCGCCTCGGTGCACCGGGAGAAGTTCAAGCCACTCGGCGGGCCGGACGGTGGCAACGGCGGCCGGGGTGGTGACGTCGTGCTGGTGGTGGACCCGCAGGCGCACACCCTGCTCGACTTTCACCACCACCCGCACCAAAAGGCCGGCAACGGCCGGCCCGGCGCCGGAAAGCACCGCAGCGGCGCCGACGGCGAGGACCTGGTGCTCGCGGTGCCCAACGGCACCGTCGTGCACGCCGCCGATGGCAGCGTGCTGGCCGACCTGACCGGTGCGGGCAACCGCTATGTGGTGGCCCGCGGCGGCCGGGCCGGGCTGGGCAACGCCGCGCTGGCCTCGACGCGGCGCAAGGCGCCCGGCTTCGCCCTGCTCGGTGAGCCGGGGGAGGCCTTCGACGTCGTCCTGGAGCTGAAGTCGATGGCCGAGGTCGGCCTGGTCGGCTTTCCCTCGGCCGGCAAGTCCTCGCTGATCGCGGCGGTCTCCGCGGCCCGGCCCAAGATCGCTGACTACCCGTTCACCACCCTGGTGCCCAACCTCGGGGTGGTCAGCGCCGGTGACACCACCTTCACCATCGCCGACGTGCCCGGCCTGATCCCCGGCGCCGCCCAGGGCAAGGGCCTGGGGCTGGACTTCTTGCGCCATGTCGAGCGGTGCGCGGTGCTGCTGCACGTGCTGGACTGCGCGACGCTGGACCCTGGCCGGGACCCGATCAGCGACCTGGAGGCGATCGAGGAGGAGCTGGCGCAGTACGAGTCCAGCCTCGGCGACCTGCTGGACCGGCCCCGGCTGGTGGCGCTGAACAAGGTCGACGTCCCGGAGGCCCGCGAGCTGGCCGAGTTCGTCACCGAGGAGCTGACCGGACGGGGATACCGGGTCTTTCCGATCTCCGCGGTGTCACATGCCGGCCTGCGGGAGCTGACCTTCGCGCTGGCCGGGCTGGTCGAGCAGTTCCGCGCCGACCAGGACGCCATCGCGCCGGCCCGAATCGTGCTCAGCCCGAAGGCGGTCGATGACTCCGGCTTCACCGTCGAGCCGGATCCCGACGAGGCCGGCGCGTTCATCGTGCGAGGCAGCAAGCCCGAGCGGTGGGTCCGCCAGACCCAGTTCGACAACGACGAGGCGGTCGGGTACCTGGCCGACCGGCTGGCCCGGCTCGGCGTCGAGGATCAGCTGGCCAAGCTCGGCGCGATGCCGGGGGCCAGCGTGACGATCCTGGACTACGTCTTCGACTTCCAGCCCACCGCGGGGATGGCCGACGAGGACTACTCACCGACCCGCCGCGGGACCGACGACCGGTTGGACAACGACGCCCGTCCCAACGCCGATGACCGGCTGGCGGCCAAGAAGTCCCGCCGCCAGCATCTGAGCGACGAGGACCTGCTGCTCGAGCGAGCGGTCTCGGAGTAG
- the proB gene encoding glutamate 5-kinase, with protein sequence MSKAPDGRAAIAAAALTVVKVGSSSLTYRGRLRDSRLSALVEALAARRAAGQQVVLVSSGAIAAGLAPLGLTTRPRDLATQQAAASVGQLLLAERYAAAFARHGLTVGQVLLTAEDLHRRSSYRNAVRTLERLLALGVIPIVNENDTVATHEIRFGDNDRLAALVAHLVRADALVLLSDIDGLYTADPRKPGAVLVPEVTGPAELATVRIGGAGSGVGTGGMSTKIEAALIAGGAGVEVLLSHANAVDDALAGRGGTYFAPLGHRTASRLLWLRHATTPRGRLLLDAGAVTAVVRNRASLLLAGITSVTGDFAAGDAVELADPTGTVVARGLVAFESEELPELLGKSTRDLPADLRREVVHRDDLIVL encoded by the coding sequence ATGAGCAAGGCGCCGGACGGCAGGGCCGCGATCGCCGCCGCGGCACTCACTGTGGTCAAGGTCGGCTCGTCCTCGCTGACCTACCGCGGCCGGTTGCGCGACAGCCGGCTGAGCGCCCTGGTCGAGGCTTTGGCCGCCCGGCGGGCCGCCGGTCAGCAGGTGGTGCTGGTCTCCTCCGGGGCGATCGCGGCGGGCCTGGCGCCGTTGGGGCTGACCACCCGCCCGCGTGACCTGGCCACCCAGCAGGCCGCCGCCAGCGTCGGGCAGCTGCTGCTGGCCGAGCGCTACGCCGCAGCCTTCGCCCGGCACGGCCTGACCGTCGGCCAGGTGCTGCTGACGGCTGAGGACCTGCACCGGCGCAGCTCGTACCGCAACGCGGTGCGCACCCTGGAGCGGCTGCTGGCACTCGGGGTGATCCCGATCGTGAACGAGAACGACACCGTGGCCACGCATGAGATCCGCTTCGGCGACAACGACCGGCTCGCGGCGCTGGTCGCGCACCTGGTGCGCGCGGACGCCTTGGTGCTGCTGTCCGACATCGACGGCCTCTACACCGCTGACCCCCGCAAGCCCGGCGCGGTGCTGGTCCCGGAGGTCACCGGGCCCGCGGAGCTGGCCACGGTGCGGATCGGCGGCGCCGGGTCCGGTGTCGGCACCGGCGGCATGTCCACCAAGATCGAGGCGGCGCTGATCGCAGGCGGGGCCGGCGTGGAGGTGCTGCTGTCGCACGCCAATGCCGTCGATGACGCGCTCGCCGGGCGCGGCGGCACCTATTTCGCGCCGCTCGGGCATCGCACCGCCTCACGACTGCTGTGGCTGCGCCATGCCACCACCCCGCGTGGCCGGCTGCTGCTGGACGCCGGCGCCGTGACCGCGGTGGTGCGCAACCGGGCGTCCTTGCTGCTGGCCGGCATCACCTCGGTGACCGGCGACTTCGCGGCCGGTGACGCGGTGGAGCTGGCTGATCCGACCGGCACGGTGGTGGCCCGCGGGCTGGTGGCCTTCGAGAGCGAGGAGCTGCCCGAGCTGCTCGGCAAGTCCACTCGGGACCTGCCCGCGGACCTGCGCCGTGAGGTCGTCCACCGTGACGACCTGATCGTCCTGTAG
- a CDS encoding trypsin-like serine protease — MAPASAITGGEPDGNRHPNVGLILFYSEDGRFRCTATLVTPTVLLTAGHCTEGTVGKTLVDFRSVVAYQPPTGYPVAANPDTGYTQAEIEAAGFLSGTAYTHPDYSGFTDLNNWNDVGVIVLDRPVTTIEPATLAPLNYLDAYAQPRLNQTIFTSVGYGTEVRKPASGPQKPIPESYPLIRRVAYQPGQKLTNQILQLNGNMNDTRGTGGTCFGDSGGPTFLNDYVVAVTSYTYTQNCRYLGGYSRVDIEVVQDWLATFGVFPAEG; from the coding sequence ATGGCCCCGGCGTCGGCGATCACCGGCGGCGAGCCGGATGGCAACCGCCACCCCAACGTCGGGCTGATCCTGTTCTACAGCGAGGACGGCCGGTTCCGCTGCACGGCGACGCTGGTCACTCCCACCGTCCTGCTCACCGCCGGGCACTGCACTGAAGGCACCGTGGGCAAGACCCTGGTGGACTTCCGCTCGGTGGTCGCCTACCAGCCGCCGACCGGCTACCCGGTGGCAGCCAACCCCGACACCGGCTACACCCAGGCTGAGATCGAGGCCGCCGGCTTCCTCTCCGGCACCGCCTACACCCACCCGGACTACTCCGGCTTCACCGACCTGAACAACTGGAACGACGTCGGCGTGATCGTGCTCGACCGGCCGGTGACCACCATCGAGCCGGCCACCCTGGCCCCGCTGAACTACCTCGACGCCTACGCCCAGCCTCGGCTGAACCAGACCATCTTCACCTCGGTCGGCTACGGCACCGAGGTGCGCAAGCCGGCCTCGGGACCGCAGAAGCCCATCCCGGAGTCCTACCCGCTGATCCGGCGGGTCGCCTACCAGCCCGGGCAGAAGCTGACCAACCAGATCCTGCAGCTCAACGGCAACATGAACGACACCCGCGGGACCGGCGGCACCTGCTTCGGTGACTCCGGCGGCCCGACGTTCCTCAACGACTACGTCGTGGCGGTCACCAGCTACACCTACACCCAGAACTGCCGCTACCTCGGCGGTTACTCGCGGGTGGACATCGAGGTCGTCCAGGACTGGCTGGCCACCTTCGGGGTGTTCCCGGCAGAGGGCTGA
- a CDS encoding glutamate synthase subunit beta yields MGDITGFLKHGRELPRRRPVAVRISDWHEVYEPADDAVTRTQAGRCMDCGIPFCHNGCPLGNLIPEWNDLVYRDRWHEAIDRLHATNNFPEFTGRLCPAPCEASCVLGISQDPVTIEQVEKEIIERAWDNGWVRPLPASRPTGKRVAVVGSGPAGLAAAQQLTRAGHQVSVLERADRIGGLLRYGIPEFKMEKRVIDRRIEQMRAEGTEFRTGVDVGVDISVEQLRAGYDAVLLAGGATAWRDLPVPGRELTGVYQAMEFLPLANRVQQGDYDTAPVSAAGKRVVIIGGGDTGADCLGTAHRQGAASVHQFEIMARPPAARPETTPWPTWPLMLRTASAHEEGGERVFAVNTECFLGDEQGNVRALRAHQVELVDGRFEKTPGSEFDLECELVLLAMGFLGPERHELLDGLGVELTERGNVARDAEFATNVEGVFVAGDMGRGQSLIVWAIAEGRSAAAGVDRWLTGESTLPAPITPSTAAQR; encoded by the coding sequence ATGGGCGACATCACCGGATTTCTCAAGCACGGGCGCGAACTGCCACGCCGCCGGCCGGTTGCGGTCCGCATCTCCGACTGGCACGAGGTCTACGAGCCGGCCGACGACGCGGTCACCCGAACCCAAGCCGGCCGCTGCATGGACTGCGGCATCCCGTTCTGCCACAACGGCTGCCCGCTGGGGAACCTGATTCCCGAGTGGAACGACCTGGTGTACCGCGACCGCTGGCACGAGGCCATCGACCGGCTGCACGCCACCAACAACTTCCCCGAGTTCACCGGACGGCTGTGCCCGGCGCCGTGTGAGGCGTCCTGCGTGCTGGGCATCAGCCAGGACCCGGTGACCATCGAGCAGGTCGAGAAAGAGATCATCGAGCGGGCCTGGGACAACGGCTGGGTGCGGCCGCTGCCGGCCAGCCGGCCGACCGGCAAGCGGGTGGCGGTGGTGGGCTCAGGCCCGGCCGGGCTGGCCGCCGCCCAGCAGCTGACCCGGGCCGGTCACCAGGTCAGCGTGCTCGAACGCGCCGACCGGATCGGCGGGCTGCTGCGCTACGGCATTCCTGAGTTCAAGATGGAGAAGCGGGTGATCGACCGGCGGATCGAGCAGATGCGGGCCGAGGGCACCGAGTTCCGGACCGGGGTCGACGTCGGAGTGGACATCTCCGTCGAGCAGTTGCGCGCCGGCTATGACGCGGTGCTGCTGGCCGGCGGGGCCACCGCCTGGCGCGACCTGCCGGTCCCGGGCCGTGAGTTGACCGGGGTCTACCAGGCGATGGAGTTCCTGCCGCTGGCCAACCGCGTCCAGCAAGGCGATTACGACACCGCGCCGGTCTCGGCAGCCGGCAAGCGCGTCGTGATCATCGGCGGCGGTGACACCGGCGCCGACTGCCTGGGCACCGCGCACCGGCAGGGCGCGGCCTCGGTGCACCAGTTCGAGATCATGGCCCGGCCGCCCGCGGCCCGGCCCGAGACCACCCCCTGGCCCACCTGGCCCCTGATGCTGCGGACCGCCTCAGCGCACGAAGAGGGCGGCGAGCGGGTCTTCGCGGTGAACACCGAGTGCTTCCTCGGCGACGAGCAGGGCAATGTGCGGGCGCTGCGGGCTCATCAGGTCGAGCTGGTGGACGGACGGTTCGAGAAGACGCCGGGCAGCGAGTTCGACCTGGAATGCGAGCTGGTGCTGCTGGCGATGGGCTTTCTCGGCCCGGAGCGCCACGAGCTGCTGGACGGCCTGGGCGTCGAGCTGACCGAGCGCGGCAACGTGGCCCGCGACGCCGAGTTCGCCACCAACGTGGAGGGTGTGTTCGTGGCCGGTGACATGGGCCGCGGCCAGAGCCTGATCGTGTGGGCGATCGCCGAGGGCCGCTCGGCCGCCGCGGGGGTGGACCGGTGGCTGACCGGGGAGTCGACGTTGCCGGCGCCGATCACCCCGAGCACCGCCGCCCAGCGCTGA
- the nadD gene encoding nicotinate-nucleotide adenylyltransferase translates to MTAQSDTESWPAVLTAEGRPRRVGIMGGTFDPIHHGHLVAASEVADLFDLDEVVFVPTGQPWQKVEREVSPAEHRYLMTVVATASNPNFWVSRVDIDRPGLTYTVDTVGDISAIRPGAELFFITGADALQAILSWKKADELFQMCHLVGVTRPGYHLSGDHLPPDIVTLLDVPAMAISSSAVRQRVQAGRPVWYLVPDGVVQYIAKHQLYRR, encoded by the coding sequence ATGACTGCTCAGTCCGACACCGAGAGCTGGCCTGCGGTTCTGACAGCCGAGGGACGGCCGCGCCGGGTCGGCATCATGGGCGGCACCTTCGACCCGATCCACCACGGACACCTGGTGGCGGCCAGCGAGGTCGCCGACCTGTTCGACCTCGACGAGGTGGTCTTCGTCCCCACCGGCCAGCCGTGGCAGAAGGTCGAGCGGGAGGTGAGCCCGGCCGAGCATCGCTACCTGATGACGGTGGTGGCCACCGCGTCCAACCCGAATTTCTGGGTGAGCCGGGTGGACATCGACCGCCCCGGCCTGACCTACACCGTCGACACGGTGGGCGACATCTCGGCCATCCGCCCCGGGGCCGAGCTGTTCTTCATCACCGGGGCGGACGCGCTGCAGGCGATCCTGTCCTGGAAGAAGGCCGACGAGCTGTTTCAGATGTGCCACCTGGTGGGCGTCACCAGACCCGGCTACCACCTGTCCGGGGACCACCTGCCACCGGACATCGTCACCTTGCTGGACGTGCCGGCGATGGCGATCTCGTCCTCGGCGGTCCGGCAACGGGTGCAGGCCGGACGGCCGGTCTGGTACCTGGTGCCTGACGGCGTCGTGCAGTACATCGCCAAGCACCAGCTGTACCGGCGCTGA
- a CDS encoding GNAT family N-acetyltransferase, with translation MAGWSGVELDGLVLHSGRLTLRPWQPEDAAAVRAVMADERMHQHLALPWPYTDSDAHAFVTGHARAGRAAGSRLDCAIAENASGRLVGSATLQLPVGADSSAEIGYWIAAADWGRGYATEATRTLTRFGLANGLARIQIRCEVPNAASAVVALRAGFAFEGVSRASLRSGGLGGDGLRDGAVFARTAGDPDKPVEPSWPKLEPLSDGVITLRPGGPDDWPVLLAEANNEAARQWALYDKPMPEAGARAMAARAPLDRLVSSQNLLLICEAASGAGAGVLGLRRPGPPNVVALGYGVLPEFRGRGFTARALRLLADWAFSTTPTVRLELGCKAANVASARAALSAGFTEEGRMGCRLPNPDGSHSDEIGFGLVRPAG, from the coding sequence ATGGCCGGGTGGAGCGGAGTCGAGCTCGACGGGCTGGTGCTGCACTCCGGGCGGCTGACGCTGCGACCCTGGCAACCCGAAGACGCCGCCGCGGTCCGGGCGGTGATGGCCGACGAGCGGATGCACCAGCACCTGGCGCTGCCCTGGCCCTACACCGACTCCGACGCCCACGCCTTCGTCACCGGACATGCCCGAGCCGGGCGGGCGGCCGGCTCCCGGCTGGACTGCGCGATCGCCGAGAACGCCAGTGGCCGGCTGGTCGGCAGCGCCACCCTGCAACTGCCGGTGGGCGCGGACTCCAGCGCCGAGATCGGCTACTGGATCGCCGCCGCCGACTGGGGGCGGGGCTACGCCACCGAGGCCACCCGGACGTTGACCCGTTTCGGGCTGGCCAACGGCTTGGCGCGGATCCAGATCCGGTGCGAGGTGCCCAACGCCGCCTCGGCCGTGGTGGCGCTGCGGGCCGGCTTCGCCTTCGAGGGGGTCAGCCGGGCCAGCCTGCGCAGCGGCGGGCTAGGCGGCGACGGGCTGCGCGACGGCGCCGTCTTCGCCCGGACGGCCGGCGACCCGGACAAGCCGGTCGAGCCGTCCTGGCCCAAGCTCGAGCCGCTCAGCGACGGCGTGATCACCCTGCGCCCGGGCGGCCCCGACGACTGGCCGGTGCTGCTGGCCGAGGCCAACAACGAGGCCGCCCGGCAGTGGGCGTTATACGACAAGCCGATGCCCGAGGCCGGCGCGCGCGCCATGGCCGCCCGCGCCCCGCTCGACCGGTTGGTGAGCAGCCAGAACTTGCTGCTGATCTGCGAGGCCGCCAGCGGCGCGGGCGCCGGCGTGCTCGGCCTGCGACGGCCCGGGCCGCCGAACGTGGTGGCTCTCGGGTACGGGGTGCTTCCGGAGTTCCGGGGGCGTGGCTTCACCGCCCGGGCGCTACGGCTGCTGGCCGACTGGGCGTTCAGCACGACCCCGACCGTCCGGCTGGAGCTTGGCTGCAAGGCTGCCAACGTGGCCTCGGCCCGCGCGGCGCTGTCCGCCGGATTCACCGAAGAGGGGCGGATGGGCTGCAGGCTGCCCAACCCCGACGGCAGTCACAGCGACGAGATCGGCTTCGGGCTGGTCCGCCCTGCCGGCTGA
- the secA gene encoding preprotein translocase subunit SecA, whose amino-acid sequence MVLNKLLRAGEGKIVRRLTSIADHIDTLEGDYVDLTDAELRALTDQFRARYGEGETLDELLPEAFAVVREAARRTLGQFHYKVQLMGGAALHLGNIAEMKTGEGKTLVSTLPAYLNALSGDGVHVVTTNDYLASRDADWMGRVHRFLGLSVGKILSNMTPEDRRASYACDITYGTNNEFGFDYLRDNMAWSLDDLVQRGHNFAVVDEVDSILIDEARTPLIISGPADENQRWYPEFARLAPRMKKDEHYEVEEGKRTIAVTEAGVEFVEDQLGIDNLYEAANTPLVGYLNNALKAKELYKRDRDYIVREGEVLIVDEFTGRVLAGRRYNEGMHQAIEAKEGVQIQQENQTLATITLQNYFRLYSKLSGMTGTAQTEAAELHQIYKLGVVPIPTNRPMIRRDDTDLIYKTEDAKFAAVVDDIAERHEKGQPVLVGTASVAKSEILANLLLRRGVPHEVLNAKQHDREAAIVAMAGRKGAVTVATNMAGRGTDIMLGGNPEFAADSELRELGLSPAETPEEYEAAWPAALAKAMERNAREHDDVVELGGLYVLGTERHESRRIDNQLRGRSGRQGDPGLSRFYLSLGDDLMVRFNGDRIATIMNFLRLPEDTPIENKQVSKAIQSAQTQVEQQNFEIRKNVLKYDEVMNKQRTVIYDERRQVLSGADLTDQIRPMITSVVTSYVMGATSSGYPEEWDLEQLWVALKTLYPISLTPDEAIKTAGGERNDLTREFLVEEIVADAQAAYDQREAELGAEVTRELERRVLLSVLDRKWREHLYEMDYLQEGIGLRAMAQRDPLVEYQKEGFDMFRAMMDAIQEESVGFLFNLEVQVESESPPAEEPVAASQAPAELDAERVLTALATQPEAEDHPQISAKGLGRPRAETAPLTYSAPALGSETPEVRTEGGAQPAAGNRAGAAKQRRANPNKGSRGNKRKR is encoded by the coding sequence GTGGTTCTCAACAAATTGCTGCGCGCGGGCGAAGGCAAGATCGTCCGGCGGCTGACGTCCATCGCTGATCATATCGACACCCTCGAAGGGGACTACGTCGATCTAACCGACGCTGAGCTACGCGCGTTGACCGATCAGTTCAGGGCTCGCTACGGCGAGGGGGAGACCCTCGACGAGTTGCTGCCCGAGGCGTTCGCGGTGGTCCGCGAGGCCGCCCGCCGCACCCTGGGCCAGTTCCACTACAAGGTTCAGCTGATGGGCGGCGCCGCGTTGCACCTGGGCAACATCGCCGAGATGAAGACCGGTGAGGGCAAGACGCTGGTCTCCACCCTGCCTGCTTATCTCAACGCGCTCTCCGGCGACGGCGTGCACGTGGTGACCACCAATGATTACCTCGCCTCCCGCGATGCCGACTGGATGGGCCGGGTGCACCGCTTCCTCGGGCTCTCGGTCGGCAAGATCCTGTCGAACATGACCCCGGAGGACCGCCGGGCCAGCTACGCCTGCGACATCACCTACGGGACCAACAACGAGTTCGGCTTCGACTACCTGCGCGACAACATGGCCTGGTCCCTGGATGACCTGGTGCAGCGCGGCCACAACTTCGCGGTGGTGGACGAGGTCGACTCGATCCTCATCGACGAGGCCCGGACGCCGCTGATCATCTCCGGCCCGGCCGATGAGAACCAGCGCTGGTACCCCGAGTTCGCGCGGCTGGCCCCCCGGATGAAGAAGGACGAGCACTACGAGGTCGAAGAGGGCAAGCGGACCATCGCGGTCACCGAGGCCGGCGTCGAGTTCGTCGAGGACCAGCTGGGCATCGACAACCTCTACGAGGCAGCCAACACGCCGCTGGTGGGCTACCTCAACAACGCCCTGAAGGCCAAGGAGCTCTACAAGCGCGACCGCGACTACATCGTCCGCGAGGGCGAGGTGCTGATCGTCGACGAGTTCACCGGACGGGTGCTGGCCGGCCGGCGCTACAACGAGGGCATGCACCAGGCCATCGAGGCCAAGGAAGGCGTGCAGATCCAGCAGGAGAACCAGACGCTGGCGACCATCACGCTGCAGAACTACTTCCGGCTGTACTCCAAGCTCTCCGGCATGACCGGCACCGCCCAGACCGAAGCGGCCGAGCTGCACCAGATCTACAAGCTGGGCGTGGTGCCGATTCCCACCAACCGGCCGATGATCCGCAGGGACGACACCGACCTCATCTACAAGACCGAGGACGCCAAGTTCGCCGCGGTGGTAGATGACATCGCCGAACGGCACGAGAAGGGCCAACCGGTCCTGGTCGGCACCGCGAGCGTGGCCAAGTCCGAGATCCTGGCGAACCTGCTGTTGCGCCGCGGCGTTCCGCACGAGGTGCTCAACGCCAAGCAGCACGATCGTGAAGCCGCGATCGTGGCGATGGCCGGGCGCAAGGGGGCGGTCACCGTCGCCACCAACATGGCCGGGCGTGGCACCGACATCATGCTCGGCGGCAACCCGGAGTTCGCCGCCGACAGCGAGCTGCGAGAGCTGGGGCTCAGCCCTGCCGAGACTCCGGAGGAGTACGAGGCGGCCTGGCCGGCGGCGCTGGCCAAGGCGATGGAGCGCAACGCCCGCGAGCACGACGACGTCGTCGAACTCGGCGGGCTCTACGTCCTGGGCACCGAGCGGCATGAGTCCCGCCGAATCGACAACCAGCTGCGCGGCCGGTCGGGCCGGCAGGGCGACCCGGGGCTGTCCCGGTTCTACCTCTCGCTGGGCGATGACCTGATGGTGCGCTTCAACGGCGACCGGATCGCCACCATCATGAACTTCCTTCGCCTTCCCGAAGACACCCCGATCGAGAACAAGCAGGTCTCCAAGGCCATCCAGTCCGCTCAGACCCAGGTCGAGCAGCAGAACTTCGAGATCCGCAAGAACGTCCTCAAGTACGACGAGGTGATGAACAAGCAGCGCACGGTGATCTATGACGAGCGCCGGCAGGTGCTCTCAGGAGCCGATCTGACTGATCAGATCCGGCCGATGATCACCTCGGTGGTGACCTCATATGTCATGGGCGCGACCTCGTCGGGCTATCCGGAGGAGTGGGACCTCGAGCAGCTGTGGGTCGCGCTGAAGACGCTGTACCCGATCTCCCTGACTCCGGACGAGGCGATCAAGACCGCCGGCGGCGAGCGCAACGACCTGACCCGGGAGTTCCTGGTCGAGGAGATCGTCGCCGACGCCCAGGCCGCCTACGACCAGCGCGAGGCCGAGCTCGGCGCCGAGGTCACCCGTGAGCTCGAGCGGCGGGTGCTGCTGTCGGTGCTGGACCGCAAGTGGCGTGAGCACCTGTACGAGATGGACTACCTGCAGGAAGGCATCGGCCTGCGGGCGATGGCCCAGCGAGACCCCCTGGTGGAATACCAGAAGGAGGGTTTCGACATGTTCCGGGCCATGATGGACGCGATCCAGGAAGAGTCCGTCGGGTTCCTGTTCAACCTCGAGGTGCAGGTCGAGAGCGAGTCGCCGCCGGCCGAGGAGCCGGTGGCCGCCAGCCAGGCGCCGGCCGAACTCGACGCCGAACGGGTGCTGACCGCCTTGGCGACCCAGCCGGAGGCAGAGGATCACCCGCAGATCTCAGCCAAGGGACTGGGCCGGCCCCGCGCCGAGACTGCCCCGCTGACCTACAGCGCTCCGGCGTTGGGGTCAGAGACCCCCGAGGTGCGCACCGAAGGCGGCGCTCAGCCCGCGGCCGGCAACCGGGCCGGGGCGGCCAAGCAGCGGCGTGCCAACCCCAACAAGGGAAGCCGGGGCAACAAGCGCAAGCGTTGA
- a CDS encoding Rv3235 family protein — protein sequence MTMSAAPVQSGREGSGPAIARRFQARPAPRREPPFDDELAARRLSLVGPLDQPLPFDAMGPNAPSAMRLRAAPDPFAVRPTGRHELPEPAAFARRLVIGVIETATGRRSASQLRHHTSPTVQAGLARDAGRISRLGSAHRPATLHSVHISEPADGVAEVAAVLRVGDRFRALALRLEGLDGRWRCVRLQIG from the coding sequence ATGACGATGTCGGCGGCGCCGGTCCAGTCCGGCCGAGAGGGCAGCGGGCCAGCGATCGCGCGCCGATTCCAAGCGCGTCCCGCGCCGCGCCGCGAACCGCCCTTCGACGACGAGCTGGCCGCACGGCGCCTGAGCCTGGTCGGGCCGCTGGATCAACCGCTGCCCTTCGACGCCATGGGCCCGAACGCGCCGTCGGCGATGCGGCTGCGGGCCGCGCCGGACCCGTTCGCGGTCAGGCCCACCGGCCGTCACGAGCTGCCCGAGCCGGCTGCCTTCGCCAGGCGGCTGGTGATCGGTGTCATCGAGACCGCCACCGGTCGCCGCTCGGCGTCCCAGCTGCGCCACCACACCAGTCCGACGGTGCAGGCCGGCCTGGCCCGCGACGCCGGACGGATCAGCCGGCTGGGCAGCGCGCATCGGCCGGCCACGCTGCACTCGGTGCACATCAGCGAGCCCGCGGACGGGGTGGCCGAGGTGGCCGCGGTGCTGCGGGTGGGCGACCGCTTCCGGGCGCTGGCATTGCGCCTGGAGGGATTGGACGGCCGATGGCGGTGCGTCCGCCTGCAGATCGGCTGA